The nucleotide sequence GTCGGCGACGAGATCCTGGCTGCGCTTGCTGACCGGCAGCGAGCGGCGGCGCAGCTGGTCGACGAAATCGATCTGCTCGACCGGATCGATGCGCAAATTCCCGGTCAGCCAGAACTGGTCGATGCCGCCGCCGATGTCGCGATTGCCGTAGTCGAACAGATCGACGTATTTCTGCATCCGCTCCTGACCGATGCGGCGCGCGATCTCCTGATAGACCGGCACCGCGCTGACCGCGATTGCGCTGCGCAGCGTGTGATCCTTGTTCCAGGCTTCGATCGGGCGCTTCACGCCGTCCCACGCAAACACATCCTTGTCGGGATCAGCGACCACGCCGGTCTCCAGCGCGATCAGCGAGTTCGGAATCTTGAAGGTCGAGGCCGGCAGCTTCCCCTCGCCCGAGCGCTCCTTGTCGCTGGCGACGATCAGATAGTCCTCGACCTTGTAGCCGACAAAGGTGCCTGACGTGCCGAG is from Bradyrhizobium xenonodulans and encodes:
- the blaOXA gene encoding class D beta-lactamase, translated to MLTRRSTLGLLAATAILPQRALAHVAPPRNEFRDSLAKHFTDLGTSGTFVGYKVEDYLIVASDKERSGEGKLPASTFKIPNSLIALETGVVADPDKDVFAWDGVKRPIEAWNKDHTLRSAIAVSAVPVYQEIARRIGQERMQKYVDLFDYGNRDIGGGIDQFWLTGNLRIDPVEQIDFVDQLRRRSLPVSKRSQDLVADILPVTKVGDSVIRAKSGLLGAERGEPSLGWMVGWAEKGEAHTVFALNMDCKEPRLISERMPLTQACLAEIGAI